The following coding sequences lie in one Enterococcus sp. 9E7_DIV0242 genomic window:
- a CDS encoding ABC1 kinase family protein — protein MDTASVKPKKYKKSTRFRQITGVFMKYNVLPNLMKQTHPEEVRQAFEELGPTFIKIGQMLSVRTDILPPAYIEELKKLQDNVKTDDYSEVKKIIEEETGKPLTALFSSFDETPLASASMGQIHRATLQTDEVVAVKVQHVGIREEIMLDLSLLERALPLIKYIPESKVIDLKDIFLEIKESLQKELDALQEAANGERFFKLNDGWDMIKVPKIYLEYSTPKVLVMAFVQGTSIRTFFKEPLSTGEHPTLRKEFGDTLVRNFIKQVFEDGFFHADPHPGNIFVQKIEKANQETKTTKERHLHKDFEQGGLDFLYREEAPLLPYRLIYLDFGMMGQLSEGMIKKLTAVMDSLYRNNSKATGRAILQICRQIGPMDEEHFHEQLGSLLDRNYGVSIGDLNLQTLFLQIIGICHENNLQVPQEVTMLIKAVVTFEGMIRELDPDISLVEISAPFAQKYFTEKIDWSMELKRAALDMLYSAKAAPQIPSRALDVLDDLAKGKSKVNVELKRQDELLSRIEGMVNRLVIGLILSALIIGSSLLVEFHDGLTGQFVSILGILGYAIAFFAILFLIYDIWRKHRKRK, from the coding sequence ATGGATACCGCTTCTGTAAAGCCTAAAAAATACAAAAAAAGTACTCGATTCAGACAGATCACGGGTGTATTTATGAAATACAACGTCCTGCCCAATCTCATGAAACAGACGCATCCGGAAGAGGTCAGACAGGCATTTGAAGAATTAGGGCCCACATTTATCAAAATTGGACAGATGCTTTCTGTTCGAACAGATATTTTACCCCCTGCTTATATAGAGGAACTGAAAAAACTGCAAGATAATGTGAAAACAGATGATTACTCAGAAGTAAAAAAAATCATTGAGGAGGAAACGGGAAAACCGTTGACAGCGTTGTTCTCTTCCTTTGATGAAACACCGTTAGCATCGGCTTCGATGGGACAGATTCATCGAGCAACATTGCAGACAGACGAAGTGGTTGCAGTCAAAGTTCAGCATGTTGGGATACGCGAAGAGATTATGCTGGATTTATCGTTACTGGAGCGAGCGTTGCCTCTTATTAAGTATATTCCTGAATCAAAGGTGATTGATTTGAAGGATATCTTTTTAGAGATTAAGGAGTCGCTGCAAAAAGAGTTGGATGCGCTACAGGAAGCTGCAAATGGCGAGCGTTTCTTTAAGCTGAATGACGGGTGGGATATGATCAAAGTTCCCAAAATATATTTGGAATATAGTACGCCGAAAGTGCTAGTTATGGCGTTTGTTCAGGGAACGAGCATTCGAACCTTTTTTAAAGAGCCTCTATCAACGGGGGAACATCCAACATTACGAAAAGAGTTTGGCGATACACTGGTTCGTAATTTTATCAAACAAGTATTTGAAGATGGTTTTTTCCACGCAGATCCGCATCCGGGGAATATTTTTGTTCAAAAAATTGAGAAAGCAAATCAGGAGACAAAAACGACGAAGGAGCGGCATCTTCATAAGGATTTTGAGCAAGGCGGCTTGGATTTCCTTTATCGTGAGGAAGCACCGCTACTACCCTACCGTTTAATCTATCTTGATTTCGGTATGATGGGTCAATTAAGCGAAGGAATGATCAAAAAGCTGACAGCTGTTATGGACAGTCTTTATCGAAATAACTCCAAGGCTACCGGGCGAGCGATTCTACAGATTTGCCGACAAATCGGTCCGATGGATGAAGAGCATTTTCATGAGCAGCTTGGGTCCTTGCTAGATCGAAATTATGGAGTAAGTATCGGTGACTTAAATCTCCAAACCTTATTTTTACAGATTATCGGCATTTGCCATGAGAACAATTTGCAGGTACCTCAGGAAGTGACGATGTTGATCAAGGCTGTGGTAACGTTTGAAGGGATGATTCGAGAGCTAGACCCAGATATTTCACTAGTCGAAATTTCGGCACCCTTTGCTCAGAAATATTTTACAGAGAAAATTGATTGGTCAATGGAGTTGAAGCGGGCAGCATTAGATATGCTTTATTCAGCGAAGGCAGCACCTCAAATTCCTAGCAGAGCGTTGGATGTACTGGATGATTTAGCTAAAGGAAAATCTAAGGTCAATGTTGAACTAAAAAGGCAGGATGAGCTATTAAGTCGGATCGAGGGAATGGTCAATCGACTGGTTATTGGGTTGATTTTATCAGCGTTAATCATTGGTTCATCGTTGTTGGTCGAGTTTCATGATGGGCTTACCGGGCAATTTGTTTCGATATTAGGCATTCTGGGTTACGCGATTGCGTTTTTCGCGATCCTCTTTCTGATTTACGATATCTGGCGAAAGCATCGGAAACGTAAATAA
- a CDS encoding MGMT family protein: MANEDQKDFNAMLSDPKDMPKTKIITDQKAIEKYGGKRMYFAPPLAYDELMKQVPKGKVVTTPVIRAYLAKQNHADFTEPITAGAFISIAAWASSQRDTELTPFWRTLKAHGELQPKFPGGVEYQKEQLEKEGHTIIQRGRKNIRYYVKDFDSVLFDFTT; this comes from the coding sequence ATGGCAAATGAAGACCAAAAAGATTTTAACGCCATGTTGTCAGACCCAAAAGATATGCCGAAGACCAAAATCATTACTGACCAAAAAGCCATTGAAAAATATGGTGGTAAGAGAATGTATTTTGCTCCACCGCTTGCTTATGATGAACTGATGAAGCAAGTCCCCAAAGGAAAAGTTGTCACCACACCAGTTATTCGAGCGTATCTGGCAAAGCAAAATCATGCAGACTTTACTGAGCCGATAACCGCAGGTGCTTTCATATCGATTGCCGCTTGGGCCAGTAGTCAGCGTGATACTGAATTGACCCCGTTTTGGCGTACACTGAAAGCACATGGTGAGCTTCAGCCGAAATTCCCTGGAGGTGTTGAGTACCAAAAGGAACAGCTTGAAAAAGAAGGACACACCATTATTCAGCGCGGACGAAAAAACATCCGGTACTATGTAAAAGATTTTGACTCAGTCCTGTTCGATTTCACCACATGA
- a CDS encoding YfhO family protein encodes MKNKLQRFIKENWPYMAASFFIPFFIMAIVYLSIGIYPGSSRSVLASDAFSQFSNFHASFNNVLHGKQSIFYTWNASLGLNYLSMISYYLGGLFTPIVFFFSNQNMPDALYLITLLKIGSAGLSFWFLASHTFKINKWAHVTLSVPYALMSFATAHSELIMWLDAFVYLPLVIWGIHRLMDERKPILLFVSYLLLFIANFYMGFMIGIFSVLYFIARLLTNWKQYKKTILPYGITSLLAGGASMIIILPTLFDLLSNGETLSEVTKFKTEATAFWDIVMKNMIGVYDTTKYGSIPFIYVGLLPLIFAVFYFTTRQIPLKNKLLFGSLFAILIASFYIAPLNLFWHGMHAPNMFLFRYSFLFSFLVVLLAGYGWEKFKSDDLGILSGTTILLIAFLALAEGSKPTGSYDYISITTFVITVLFLLLYLAGIAFYQLKKVPGRYLTTLLLVLVIAEATINTSAMVNGILDDWNYASRSLYSEPYPAIKKLVDQTKTENDTFYRLENLNPVSSNDSINYGYSGISLFSSIRNRNSSAYLDSLGFRSRGTSLNIRYPNNTLLMDALMGIKYNLAENDPLKYGFSQTGESGKLSLYENSNALPLGFLTDADIYGIEQPENDNLGSQTELFNHLAQQEQTYFTFYSPTLINQQNVKIEESTNSVTYREVQGEVAKELTWNVTVPAHTQAYLSLFPTDFGQLESSSATVTVDGVSQKSQINITGQYYNIGYYEEPTTVTFSVSFYGTEAVSFMEPKVVGLDTQAFESAVTAIQSNGVELTTSGRKATGTVNTAKEQIVLTTIPYDKGWSAYVDGKKVAITAFKDAFVSFPVSEGKHEIKLVYLPEGFAIGATLFVLCIGGFVLFVKVTGKTQKKKTKNRKRRKRLPAQ; translated from the coding sequence ATGAAAAATAAACTACAACGATTTATCAAGGAAAACTGGCCATATATGGCTGCTAGCTTCTTTATTCCTTTTTTCATAATGGCTATAGTTTACCTAAGTATTGGCATTTATCCTGGAAGCAGCCGTAGTGTATTAGCCAGTGATGCTTTTTCACAATTTTCGAATTTTCACGCCAGCTTCAATAACGTTCTACATGGCAAACAAAGTATTTTCTATACATGGAATGCTTCTCTGGGGCTTAACTATCTATCTATGATTTCTTATTACTTGGGTGGTCTATTTACACCGATCGTCTTTTTCTTTAGTAATCAGAATATGCCGGATGCTCTATATCTAATCACGTTACTAAAAATCGGGTCAGCAGGACTATCTTTCTGGTTCCTTGCCTCCCATACATTCAAAATCAATAAGTGGGCTCACGTCACACTTAGCGTTCCCTACGCCTTGATGTCCTTTGCAACTGCACACTCCGAACTCATTATGTGGTTAGATGCGTTCGTCTACCTGCCGTTAGTCATCTGGGGGATTCATCGATTAATGGATGAAAGAAAGCCAATCTTGCTATTCGTCAGTTATTTACTGCTGTTTATCGCAAACTTTTACATGGGCTTTATGATCGGTATTTTTTCCGTTCTTTATTTTATTGCTCGTCTATTGACAAATTGGAAGCAGTACAAAAAAACGATTCTACCTTATGGCATTACCTCGCTTCTTGCTGGTGGTGCGTCAATGATTATTATCCTACCAACATTGTTTGACCTGCTGTCTAATGGGGAGACCTTGTCGGAAGTGACCAAATTCAAAACAGAGGCAACTGCATTTTGGGATATTGTAATGAAAAATATGATTGGGGTCTATGATACGACCAAATATGGCTCGATCCCATTTATTTATGTCGGATTACTACCTTTGATTTTCGCTGTTTTCTACTTTACAACACGGCAAATCCCATTGAAGAACAAGCTGCTCTTCGGTAGTCTCTTTGCAATTTTGATCGCCAGCTTCTACATTGCACCCTTGAATCTATTTTGGCATGGGATGCACGCACCAAATATGTTTTTGTTCCGTTATAGCTTTTTATTTTCATTTCTGGTCGTTTTATTGGCCGGATATGGCTGGGAGAAGTTCAAGAGTGATGATCTGGGCATCCTTTCCGGAACAACGATCCTACTCATTGCCTTTCTTGCTTTAGCAGAAGGATCAAAACCAACTGGAAGCTACGACTATATCTCAATCACTACTTTCGTCATCACAGTGCTGTTCCTGCTTTTGTACCTTGCCGGAATCGCCTTTTATCAGCTGAAAAAAGTACCTGGACGTTACCTGACGACCCTATTACTGGTGCTGGTTATTGCAGAAGCAACAATCAATACCAGCGCCATGGTCAATGGGATTTTAGATGACTGGAACTATGCATCGCGAAGCTTATATAGCGAACCTTATCCAGCTATAAAGAAGCTCGTGGATCAAACAAAGACAGAGAACGATACCTTTTATCGTTTGGAAAATTTAAACCCGGTGTCTTCAAATGACAGTATCAATTACGGATATAGCGGCATCAGTCTATTTTCTTCGATTCGAAATCGAAATTCCTCTGCTTATCTGGATTCGTTAGGCTTCCGTTCCAGAGGAACCAGCTTGAATATTCGCTATCCGAATAATACCCTATTGATGGATGCATTGATGGGCATCAAGTATAATCTTGCTGAAAATGATCCTCTAAAATATGGGTTTTCTCAAACTGGAGAATCAGGAAAGCTATCCTTATATGAAAACAGCAATGCATTACCACTAGGCTTTCTGACCGATGCGGATATTTATGGAATCGAGCAGCCTGAAAATGACAATCTGGGTAGCCAGACAGAACTATTTAACCATCTGGCACAGCAAGAACAAACCTATTTTACCTTCTATTCTCCAACGCTTATCAACCAGCAAAACGTCAAGATCGAAGAGAGCACAAATTCTGTGACCTATCGAGAAGTACAAGGTGAGGTTGCGAAGGAACTGACTTGGAATGTAACTGTTCCTGCCCATACACAGGCTTATCTCAGCCTATTTCCAACAGATTTCGGTCAGTTAGAAAGTTCCAGTGCAACTGTGACAGTAGACGGTGTCAGTCAAAAATCACAGATCAATATCACTGGCCAATACTACAATATCGGCTATTATGAAGAGCCCACAACGGTTACTTTCTCTGTTAGCTTCTATGGAACTGAAGCAGTCAGTTTTATGGAGCCTAAAGTGGTTGGGCTTGATACACAAGCCTTTGAATCAGCTGTTACTGCTATTCAAAGTAATGGCGTTGAGCTGACTACCTCTGGAAGAAAAGCAACTGGTACAGTCAATACCGCTAAGGAACAGATCGTTCTTACAACGATTCCTTACGATAAGGGCTGGTCTGCTTACGTTGACGGAAAGAAAGTCGCTATTACAGCATTTAAGGATGCTTTCGTCAGCTTCCCTGTCAGCGAAGGCAAACATGAAATCAAGTTAGTGTACCTCCCAGAAGGCTTTGCGATCGGCGCAACACTCTTCGTACTTTGTATAGGCGGCTTTGTCCTGTTTGTGAAGGTTACAGGTAAGACGCAGAAGAAAAAGACCAAGAATAGAAAACGTCGGAAACGACTACCTGCACAGTAA
- a CDS encoding PRD domain-containing protein yields MTTCKSSKTTSLFTTATLNDSPVFELVSAYYKESRLFRSDFYFEEAFYDFLTTASEATSTLSERQFPIIHLFFEAEYLFTQQIVYIIGTYSDRPLTTHDFLQLLEIIIYSNWQFPYVNRFVDALDYLAKIIGQQLKTSPASLKKTQPSFFRHIQFLAFRLVQNENTSSGNNELYDFVQKKYPLAFEHADKLRTIIKRAFDIQLSESEVVFLTLHIKRALANQVDK; encoded by the coding sequence ATGACTACGTGTAAATCATCAAAAACTACCTCTTTATTTACAACTGCAACATTAAACGATTCACCCGTATTTGAGCTGGTTTCAGCGTATTACAAAGAGAGCCGGCTCTTTCGTTCAGATTTCTATTTCGAGGAAGCGTTCTATGATTTTTTGACTACTGCAAGTGAGGCAACTTCTACACTTTCTGAACGTCAATTTCCCATTATCCATCTGTTTTTTGAAGCGGAATATTTATTTACCCAACAAATTGTATATATCATTGGGACATACTCTGACAGACCACTTACTACACATGATTTTCTACAGCTCCTAGAGATCATCATTTACTCAAATTGGCAATTTCCTTACGTGAATCGTTTTGTTGATGCATTGGATTACTTAGCAAAAATTATCGGACAGCAGTTAAAAACATCGCCAGCTTCGTTGAAAAAGACGCAGCCCAGTTTTTTCCGCCATATCCAATTTCTTGCCTTTCGACTTGTCCAAAACGAGAACACCTCTTCTGGAAATAATGAGCTCTATGATTTTGTTCAAAAAAAATATCCCCTTGCTTTTGAACATGCGGATAAACTACGCACTATCATCAAGCGCGCCTTTGACATTCAACTATCTGAAAGTGAGGTCGTCTTTTTAACCTTGCATATCAAACGAGCTTTAGCAAACCAAGTAGATAAATAG
- a CDS encoding MerR family transcriptional regulator, with protein MNDKADYLSISEFAALSGIKRKTLIYYDQIDLLKPRKVSDKGYRYYHYHQLYAINMIIFFKDIGMSLEEIKEYSQLQSADQIIALIQNQKEKIRQKQLYYNRMEKMVDLQIQSLKETEHVDSDSIALTYHEEVPLFFSDKSYHSVNSRVSVSLSELYQQCSAAGYEFPYPSGMAIFMDETYIVEKSATRYYVKVPESVAVRPKGRYLEYYVRGHAEYQIGHEKLIEYARNHGFSMTNTLYIDFIQNELVAENFDDFIMKMMIQVEGNEKEQ; from the coding sequence ATGAATGACAAAGCAGATTACCTATCCATCAGCGAATTTGCAGCGCTGTCTGGGATAAAAAGAAAAACACTGATTTACTATGATCAAATCGATCTTTTGAAGCCGCGAAAAGTCAGTGATAAGGGGTATCGTTATTACCACTACCATCAACTTTATGCGATAAATATGATTATTTTTTTCAAAGATATCGGGATGTCTTTAGAGGAAATCAAAGAGTACAGTCAACTGCAATCAGCAGATCAGATTATTGCATTGATTCAGAACCAGAAAGAAAAAATCAGACAGAAGCAGCTGTATTACAATCGAATGGAAAAGATGGTGGATCTTCAGATTCAATCACTGAAGGAAACGGAGCATGTTGATTCAGATTCGATTGCATTGACATACCATGAAGAAGTGCCGTTATTTTTCAGTGACAAAAGCTATCACAGCGTAAATTCTCGAGTGTCTGTATCGTTAAGTGAGTTGTATCAGCAATGCAGTGCGGCCGGCTATGAATTTCCGTATCCATCCGGAATGGCGATTTTCATGGATGAGACCTATATAGTAGAAAAGTCTGCCACTCGGTACTATGTTAAAGTACCCGAATCAGTTGCAGTCCGTCCAAAAGGTCGGTATTTAGAGTACTATGTTCGGGGACATGCGGAATATCAGATTGGGCATGAGAAGTTGATTGAATATGCTAGAAACCATGGATTTTCTATGACCAATACGTTGTATATAGATTTCATTCAAAATGAGTTAGTTGCTGAAAATTTTGATGATTTCATTATGAAAATGATGATTCAGGTTGAAGGAAATGAAAAGGAACAATAA